The following coding sequences lie in one Mucilaginibacter sp. KACC 22773 genomic window:
- the glpK gene encoding glycerol kinase GlpK: MEQYILALDQGTTSSRAIIFDHAGQIIALSQKEFKQYFPKPGWVEHDPNEIWSTQAGVAAEATVKAGLNGKNIKAIGITNQRETTIVWNRETGEAIYNAIVWQDRRTAAYCDKLKQDGHSDMIRSKTGLVIDAYFSGSKIKWILDNVDGARALADAGKLAFGTVDSWLVWKFTRGQVHVTDVTNASRTMLFNIRTQQWDDELLQLLDIPKSMLPEVKQSSEVYGETATTIFASKIPIAGIAGDQHAALFGQMCIDKAMVKNTYGTGCFMLMNIGNQFIESKNNLLTTIAWKINGEIQYAFEGSIFIGGAVVQWLRDGLGIIKTSADVEELATSVKDTGGVFFVPAFAGLGAPYWDPEARGTIVGLTRGTTAGHLARAALASIAYQTMDVLKAMEADAGMPIKELRVDGGATANDLLMQYQADVLNCKVIRPNVVETTALGAAYLAGLAVGFWKDVAEIQQLWQSEKEFIPAGNPEDIKADIEGWKRAIHAAKSWADKG; the protein is encoded by the coding sequence ATGGAACAATACATTTTGGCCCTCGACCAGGGGACAACCAGTTCGAGGGCGATCATATTTGATCATGCGGGGCAAATTATAGCGCTGTCGCAGAAAGAATTCAAACAATATTTCCCAAAACCGGGCTGGGTTGAGCACGATCCGAACGAGATCTGGTCGACCCAGGCGGGTGTTGCTGCCGAGGCTACAGTTAAGGCCGGGCTTAATGGCAAAAATATTAAAGCCATAGGCATTACCAACCAGCGCGAAACCACCATTGTATGGAACCGCGAAACCGGCGAAGCCATTTACAACGCCATAGTTTGGCAGGACAGGCGCACCGCGGCTTACTGCGATAAATTGAAACAAGACGGACACAGTGATATGATCCGCTCTAAAACCGGGCTGGTGATAGATGCCTATTTTTCGGGCTCCAAAATAAAGTGGATCCTGGATAATGTGGATGGCGCACGAGCGCTGGCCGACGCCGGTAAACTGGCCTTTGGCACGGTTGATAGCTGGCTGGTATGGAAATTTACCCGCGGCCAGGTGCACGTTACCGATGTAACCAACGCCAGTCGTACCATGCTGTTCAACATCCGCACCCAGCAATGGGATGATGAGTTGCTGCAGCTGCTGGATATCCCTAAAAGCATGCTGCCCGAGGTAAAGCAATCAAGCGAGGTTTATGGCGAAACAGCCACCACCATATTCGCCAGCAAAATACCTATCGCGGGTATAGCCGGCGATCAGCATGCCGCGCTGTTTGGGCAAATGTGTATTGACAAGGCCATGGTTAAAAATACGTATGGCACCGGTTGTTTTATGCTGATGAACATTGGCAACCAGTTTATCGAATCAAAAAACAACCTGCTTACCACCATTGCCTGGAAAATTAACGGCGAAATACAGTACGCCTTCGAAGGCAGCATATTTATTGGCGGCGCCGTGGTACAGTGGCTGCGCGATGGCTTAGGCATCATCAAAACATCTGCCGATGTTGAAGAGCTGGCCACCAGTGTTAAGGATACCGGCGGCGTATTTTTTGTACCTGCCTTTGCCGGCCTGGGCGCCCCTTACTGGGATCCCGAGGCGCGGGGCACAATAGTTGGCCTTACACGCGGAACTACCGCCGGTCACCTGGCCCGTGCGGCCCTGGCATCAATAGCCTACCAAACTATGGATGTACTAAAAGCCATGGAGGCCGATGCCGGGATGCCTATTAAAGAATTGCGGGTAGATGGCGGCGCTACTGCCAACGATTTGCTGATGCAGTACCAGGCCGATGTGTTAAATTGTAAAGTAATAAGGCCAAACGTGGTAGAAACCACCGCCTTGGGCGCGGCATACCTTGCCGGCCTGGCAGTAGGCTTTTGGAAAGATGTGGCCGAAATACAGCAACTGTGGCAATCCGAAAAAGAATTTATCCCCGCCGGCAACCCGGAGGATATTAAAGCGGATATTGAAGGCTGGAAAAGAGCCATTCATGCGGCTAAGAGTTGGGCCGATAAAGGCTAA
- a CDS encoding glycerol-3-phosphate dehydrogenase/oxidase, whose product MSIFSRDSILQSIHDQDKIWDIVIIGGGATGLGAAVDAASRGLSTLLLEQADFAKGTSSRATKLVHGGVRYLAQGDIGLVREALHERGLLLKNAPHLVKNESFIIPNYSWFDGVFYTIGLTIYDLLAGKLGFGRAKHISKKETVSRLPGIEEKGLHGGVVYHDGQFDDSRLAINLAQTALEQGASVLNYFKVTGLIKDGNHKIAGVNAIDTDTGLSYRLKAKTVINATGVFVDDVLKMDVPDKKPLVRPSQGVHLVFDRKFMPGEDAIMIPKTEDGRVLFVVPWHNKLLVGTTDTPIDEHSLEPVALDAEIDFILRTAAKYLKKVPARADVLSVFAGLRPLAAPQDDSSKTKEISRSHKLIVSKSNLITITGGKWTTYRKMGEDTIDKAIEVGKLPANLCHTACLAIHGSRPNPDRSNHMYVYGDDIEKVLALANGDDDWKNPVHPDDEYTKGEVIWSVRYEMARTVEDILARRTRVLFLNARLAIAMAPEVARLMAGELNKDAQWEKEQTEAFNKVAGNYILAGRIKS is encoded by the coding sequence ATGAGTATTTTCAGCAGGGATTCAATTTTGCAATCCATCCATGATCAGGATAAAATTTGGGACATCGTCATCATTGGCGGTGGCGCAACCGGACTTGGCGCTGCGGTTGATGCAGCCTCGAGAGGACTATCAACCCTGCTACTGGAACAGGCTGACTTTGCCAAAGGCACATCCAGCCGCGCTACTAAACTGGTACATGGCGGCGTACGTTACCTGGCGCAGGGCGATATTGGCCTGGTGCGAGAGGCACTGCACGAACGGGGCTTACTGTTAAAGAACGCGCCGCACCTGGTAAAAAACGAAAGTTTTATTATTCCTAATTACAGTTGGTTTGATGGTGTGTTTTATACCATCGGGCTAACGATATATGATTTGCTGGCTGGCAAGCTGGGCTTTGGCCGGGCGAAGCATATCTCGAAAAAAGAAACCGTAAGCAGGCTGCCCGGAATTGAAGAGAAGGGCCTGCATGGCGGTGTTGTATACCACGACGGGCAGTTTGATGATTCGCGACTGGCTATAAACCTGGCACAAACCGCTTTGGAGCAAGGCGCCAGCGTGTTAAATTATTTTAAAGTTACCGGGCTGATAAAAGATGGCAACCACAAAATAGCAGGCGTTAATGCCATTGACACCGATACCGGACTTAGCTACAGGCTAAAAGCCAAAACCGTTATTAACGCTACCGGGGTTTTTGTTGATGACGTGCTTAAAATGGATGTACCCGATAAAAAGCCTTTGGTAAGGCCCAGCCAGGGCGTGCACCTGGTTTTCGACAGGAAGTTTATGCCCGGCGAAGACGCCATCATGATCCCCAAAACCGAGGATGGGCGGGTACTGTTTGTGGTGCCCTGGCATAACAAGCTTTTGGTAGGCACCACCGATACGCCTATTGACGAACATAGCCTGGAGCCTGTAGCCCTCGACGCCGAAATAGATTTTATTTTGCGCACCGCAGCTAAGTATCTTAAAAAGGTACCCGCCCGTGCGGATGTGCTAAGCGTTTTTGCCGGACTAAGACCATTGGCTGCGCCGCAGGACGATTCATCCAAAACAAAAGAAATTTCGCGCAGCCATAAACTGATAGTTTCTAAATCAAACCTCATCACCATCACCGGTGGCAAGTGGACCACCTATCGAAAAATGGGCGAGGATACCATTGATAAAGCTATAGAGGTGGGCAAATTGCCAGCCAACCTTTGCCACACCGCCTGCTTGGCAATCCATGGCAGCAGGCCGAACCCGGATAGAAGCAATCATATGTACGTTTATGGCGATGATATAGAAAAGGTGCTGGCCCTGGCAAATGGGGATGACGACTGGAAAAACCCGGTGCACCCGGATGATGAGTACACCAAAGGCGAGGTGATCTGGTCGGTAAGGTACGAGATGGCGCGTACCGTTGAGGATATACTGGCCCGCCGCACCCGGGTATTATTTTTAAATGCCCGCCTGGCCATAGCCATGGCGCCCGAAGTTGCCCGGTTAATGGCTGGCGAATTAAATAAAGATGCCCAATGGGAGAAAGAACAGACAGAAGCCTTTAATAAGGTGGCCGGAAACTATATATTAGCAGGAAGAATCAAGAGTTAA
- a CDS encoding DeoR/GlpR family DNA-binding transcription regulator, which produces MNKNTDRHKIILRQLEDGGFVNVQELGKQLNVSEVTIRKDLKLLEDKKLLFRTHGGATKSNPYTNDRPVAEKEKLNAAEKQQIGIAAAALIGNNDSIIIASGTTMLALARSVNAGKHLTVITSALNVAIELSHHPNIEVIQLGGQLRSSSSSVTGSYAEVMLQDMACSMLFLGVDGIDPEIGLTTTNLMEARLNQKMIEAAQTVVVLADSTKFGKRGLGKICPLDQVQHIITDSGISPAMLKVLQEKGIAVTVVK; this is translated from the coding sequence ATGAATAAAAATACCGACAGGCATAAAATCATACTCAGGCAACTGGAAGACGGCGGCTTTGTAAACGTACAGGAATTGGGCAAGCAGTTAAATGTTTCGGAAGTGACCATCCGAAAGGATCTGAAACTTTTGGAGGATAAAAAGCTACTATTCCGCACGCATGGCGGGGCTACCAAAAGCAACCCCTACACCAACGACAGGCCCGTTGCCGAAAAAGAAAAGCTGAATGCTGCCGAAAAGCAACAGATAGGTATAGCTGCTGCGGCGCTTATTGGCAATAACGATTCTATCATTATTGCATCGGGCACTACCATGCTGGCCCTGGCCCGGTCGGTAAATGCGGGGAAGCATTTAACGGTGATCACATCGGCCCTCAATGTGGCTATCGAACTATCGCATCACCCCAATATAGAGGTAATTCAGTTAGGCGGCCAGTTGCGCAGCTCGTCATCATCGGTAACCGGGTCATATGCCGAAGTGATGCTGCAGGATATGGCATGCAGTATGCTTTTTTTAGGTGTCGACGGCATCGACCCCGAAATTGGCCTTACCACCACCAATTTAATGGAAGCCCGCCTGAACCAAAAAATGATAGAAGCCGCCCAAACCGTAGTTGTACTGGCCGACAGCACCAAATTTGGCAAACGCGGCTTAGGCAAAATCTGTCCTCTCGACCAGGTCCAGCATATTATTACCGATAGCGGCATCAGCCCGGCCATGCTGAAAGTATTGCAGGAAAAGGGGATAGCCGTTACGGTGGTGAAATAG
- a CDS encoding GLPGLI family protein produces the protein MKKTIFSLACLLGFALGAQAQKPDTARAVVHYKFSHLRDTAHRDKPYTENMVLFVGATSSAYKSYDRKLQEALMKKQVADQMAEQKGSGSVNIKITGGAPTTRNEFYQFPLQHKLVRKERLITPYMIEEPMPVIDWKISADTASFSGLHCQKATGHFKGRDYTAWFCQDLPFHAGPWKLNGLPGLIVEAYDTNKEVVFKFDGLDEVTNTPKTAAETPVPGGATIKLIGMDDDNDDPNVIALPTDAVKTTEKEFKNLEAAMRKDPNAFAQSAMAGSGGGMRAGGPGQGPGGGDQVKIRINGTGPVINNPLELPEKK, from the coding sequence ATGAAAAAAACAATATTCTCTTTAGCCTGCCTGCTTGGTTTTGCACTTGGGGCACAGGCGCAAAAGCCTGATACTGCCAGGGCTGTTGTGCATTACAAGTTTTCGCACCTGCGGGATACTGCGCATCGCGATAAGCCATATACCGAAAATATGGTACTGTTTGTGGGCGCAACTTCCAGTGCCTACAAAAGTTACGACCGTAAGTTGCAGGAGGCCCTGATGAAAAAGCAGGTTGCCGACCAGATGGCCGAGCAAAAGGGAAGTGGTAGCGTCAATATTAAAATAACCGGCGGCGCGCCTACCACCCGGAACGAGTTTTACCAGTTTCCGTTGCAACATAAACTGGTACGTAAAGAGCGGCTGATAACCCCGTATATGATTGAAGAGCCCATGCCGGTGATTGACTGGAAGATAAGCGCCGATACGGCCAGTTTTTCAGGGCTGCATTGCCAAAAAGCAACCGGCCATTTCAAGGGCAGGGATTATACTGCCTGGTTTTGCCAGGATCTGCCTTTTCACGCCGGGCCGTGGAAACTGAATGGTTTGCCGGGCTTAATTGTGGAGGCTTATGATACCAATAAAGAGGTGGTTTTTAAGTTTGACGGACTCGACGAGGTAACTAACACGCCAAAAACGGCCGCAGAGACCCCGGTTCCGGGTGGCGCAACAATTAAACTAATTGGCATGGACGATGACAACGACGATCCCAACGTAATAGCCTTGCCAACCGACGCGGTTAAAACCACCGAAAAGGAATTTAAAAACCTGGAAGCCGCCATGCGGAAAGACCCCAATGCTTTTGCACAGTCGGCCATGGCAGGCTCGGGCGGCGGCATGCGGGCCGGCGGGCCAGGCCAGGGCCCGGGTGGTGGCGACCAGGTAAAAATTCGAATAAATGGCACAGGACCGGTGATTAATAATCCTTTAGAGCTTCCCGAAAAAAAATGA
- a CDS encoding TonB-dependent receptor gives MSCLHKSAGVFIFWMLMVMVCLGQNIKGKVTDSLGKPISYAGINLKNSRRLIIAYTTSDAGGLYSLGIPANADKNGLTLEASCIGFKKAGLPVSSFTIPYNFKLAGAVHQLQGVTIKNNRPRLRVSGDTTSYKVSDFSSPQDRVIGDVIKKLPGIDVAKDGKISYNGKAISNLYIGGDNLLDDKYNIATGTIPHGVVDQVQVMENHQPVKMLRDKVVSEDVALNLTIKKDAKLQLIGQETIGAGLPKKYDEDLNAMMFKDKYKAINYLRGNNTGYDVAGDLVSHNSAEHMQRLDNDQPGTVLSLGTAGDPDLPRNRYLFNQSGIVNLNNLVNLKKDVQLRANISYLRDSQHQDYSRLSEVYLPGDTIRYTEKQNNKWRPDLIHTQFTLNVNQNKYYLNDNLVTDYNHNTSYSNLVSNGVPVNQTFKDNLFNFSNELNWMKTFHSDKIMEVYSYINRTSEPESRGIEPNLNPDIFNNGVNYSLLTQTVNIPTWFSNNYLAYKIPGQHITQSYKAGFSSQSQTLNSALSATQQNNTVNPVGDSTRNSLNWSRNKAYAEADFDIPGKILKIEASLPLSWQQTHYNDDYYQLSNSLNRLYFNPRLYVKYQSGIENYFTLNYGLRNNIGSIQDVYRGYILTNYRTLYANSADLTERQSQNAGLGFNYRKAITLFFFSLNVNYSHIYANNIASSTLTNNLQQRVVLPYDNKTDAWAVSGYVSKYDFDLQTTFSAGASWQTARLNQLQNGLILPFNTVGETLNVGAESKLSSVVNLSYKANYSQTTSKSTAVAGSNKFQRLIQTAAIEYNPLNTLQFNLAADHYYTHQQQANDLKYFFADATIRYKFSKPKIDVQLTAQNLFNLKNYTSLYLSANVFTSSTYSIPGRMLLVKVMFNL, from the coding sequence ATGAGTTGCCTGCATAAAAGCGCCGGGGTGTTCATATTTTGGATGCTCATGGTCATGGTATGCCTTGGCCAAAACATTAAAGGCAAAGTAACTGATAGCCTGGGCAAGCCAATAAGCTACGCCGGCATCAACCTTAAAAACAGCAGGAGATTAATTATAGCCTATACCACCAGCGATGCCGGGGGGCTATACAGCCTGGGCATTCCCGCTAATGCCGATAAAAACGGCCTTACTTTAGAGGCCAGTTGCATAGGCTTTAAAAAGGCGGGGCTACCGGTAAGCAGCTTTACAATACCCTACAACTTTAAACTTGCAGGCGCGGTGCATCAGCTGCAGGGTGTTACCATAAAAAATAACCGGCCGCGGCTGCGGGTTAGCGGCGATACTACCAGCTACAAGGTGTCGGATTTTAGCAGCCCGCAGGATAGGGTTATTGGCGATGTAATTAAAAAACTGCCGGGCATTGATGTAGCCAAGGATGGTAAAATAAGCTACAACGGCAAGGCCATATCTAACCTGTATATAGGCGGCGATAACCTGCTGGACGATAAATATAACATTGCTACCGGCACCATACCGCATGGGGTGGTTGACCAGGTGCAGGTAATGGAAAACCATCAGCCTGTAAAAATGCTGCGCGATAAGGTGGTAAGCGAGGATGTGGCCCTTAACCTCACCATAAAAAAAGATGCCAAACTACAGCTGATAGGGCAGGAAACAATAGGCGCGGGCCTGCCCAAAAAGTACGATGAAGACCTTAATGCCATGATGTTTAAGGATAAATACAAGGCTATTAATTACCTGCGCGGCAACAACACGGGCTATGATGTGGCCGGCGATTTAGTGTCGCACAATTCGGCCGAGCACATGCAACGCCTGGATAATGATCAGCCTGGTACGGTATTGTCCTTAGGTACTGCCGGCGACCCGGATCTGCCACGCAACAGGTATTTGTTTAACCAATCGGGTATAGTTAACCTTAACAACTTGGTTAACCTGAAAAAAGATGTGCAACTGCGGGCCAATATATCATACCTGCGCGATAGCCAGCACCAGGATTACAGCCGCCTGAGCGAGGTTTACCTGCCCGGCGATACCATACGTTACACCGAAAAGCAAAACAACAAATGGCGGCCCGATTTAATTCATACCCAGTTTACCCTGAACGTTAACCAAAACAAATATTACCTGAACGATAACCTGGTAACCGATTATAACCACAATACCTCGTACTCAAACCTGGTGAGCAATGGCGTACCCGTAAACCAAACGTTTAAGGATAATTTGTTCAATTTTTCAAACGAGCTTAATTGGATGAAAACCTTCCATTCCGATAAAATTATGGAGGTGTACAGCTACATTAACCGCACATCTGAACCCGAGAGTAGGGGTATTGAGCCAAACCTTAATCCGGATATTTTTAACAATGGTGTTAATTATTCGCTGCTTACTCAAACGGTGAATATCCCTACCTGGTTCAGCAATAATTACCTGGCTTATAAAATACCGGGCCAGCATATAACACAAAGCTATAAGGCAGGATTCAGCAGCCAGTCGCAAACCTTAAATTCGGCGCTATCAGCTACCCAGCAAAACAATACGGTTAACCCGGTTGGCGATAGTACCCGCAATAGCTTAAACTGGAGCCGTAACAAGGCATACGCCGAGGCGGATTTTGACATACCCGGCAAAATCCTGAAGATAGAGGCCAGCCTGCCCCTGAGCTGGCAGCAAACCCATTACAATGATGATTATTACCAGTTAAGCAACAGCCTTAACCGCTTGTACTTTAACCCGCGGCTGTATGTAAAATATCAAAGCGGCATCGAAAACTATTTTACCCTGAATTATGGCCTGCGCAATAACATTGGCAGCATCCAGGATGTGTACCGTGGCTATATCCTGACCAATTACCGCACGCTGTACGCCAACAGCGCCGACCTTACCGAGCGGCAGAGCCAAAATGCAGGACTGGGATTTAACTACCGCAAAGCCATCACGCTGTTCTTTTTTAGCCTGAATGTTAATTACAGCCATATTTACGCCAACAATATTGCATCCAGCACATTAACCAATAACCTGCAGCAACGGGTTGTACTGCCCTATGATAATAAAACGGATGCCTGGGCGGTTAGCGGCTACGTCAGCAAGTATGATTTTGATTTACAAACCACTTTCAGCGCCGGGGCTTCCTGGCAAACCGCCCGGCTAAACCAGCTGCAAAATGGGCTTATCCTGCCTTTCAATACGGTAGGCGAAACACTGAACGTGGGGGCCGAAAGCAAATTGAGCAGTGTAGTTAATTTAAGCTATAAGGCCAATTACAGCCAAACCACCAGCAAATCAACAGCGGTTGCGGGCAGCAACAAATTTCAGCGGCTTATCCAAACTGCCGCCATTGAATATAATCCGCTTAATACCCTGCAATTCAACCTTGCTGCCGATCATTATTATACCCACCAGCAGCAGGCCAATGATCTTAAATACTTTTTTGCCGATGCAACTATACGCTACAAATTCAGCAAACCTAAAATAGATGTACAGCTAACCGCGCAAAACCTGTTCAACCTGAAAAACTATACCTCGCTGTACCTGTCGGCCAACGTGTTTACGTCAAGCACTTACAGTATTCCGGGGAGAATGTTGCTGGTTAAGGTGATGTTTAATTTGTGA
- a CDS encoding glycine-rich domain-containing protein — translation MIPAQEPLWQNIQNFSLDNPGVDFKFSDRLARENGWPPAYALRVIEEYKKFIFLCCITPGGVTPSDPVDQAWHLHLTFTRSYWNDLCRDTLGQQIHHNPTKGGKVEAVKFDGYYTHTHQLYSQTFGAVPPADIWHNNTTRFTDINYRRVNLGRYWLLPKPRSISQVVILLMLIVAVGLFIQASETNIALAIVAGVIGLVIVAVYKGVDDDSDDDSKNKSDGGSSGCGGDADSGHHGGHSGHGGSHGCGGHSGCSSGCSGCSSSGCSGCGGD, via the coding sequence ATGATACCCGCACAAGAACCACTCTGGCAAAATATTCAAAACTTTAGTTTAGATAATCCCGGTGTCGATTTCAAATTTTCGGACCGGCTTGCCCGCGAAAACGGGTGGCCACCCGCCTATGCCCTGCGCGTGATTGAAGAATATAAAAAGTTTATCTTCCTGTGTTGTATCACGCCCGGCGGCGTAACCCCGTCTGACCCGGTAGACCAGGCCTGGCACCTGCATTTAACCTTCACCCGATCGTATTGGAACGATTTATGCCGCGATACCCTGGGGCAGCAAATACATCATAACCCAACCAAAGGCGGCAAGGTCGAGGCTGTTAAGTTCGATGGTTATTACACCCATACCCACCAGCTGTATAGTCAGACTTTTGGCGCAGTGCCTCCGGCGGATATCTGGCACAATAACACAACCCGTTTTACAGATATCAATTACAGGCGGGTAAATTTAGGGAGGTATTGGCTGCTGCCCAAGCCCCGAAGTATTAGCCAGGTTGTTATTTTATTGATGCTGATTGTTGCCGTAGGCTTGTTTATACAGGCGTCAGAAACTAACATCGCATTGGCCATTGTGGCAGGTGTTATTGGGTTGGTTATTGTAGCGGTTTACAAGGGCGTGGACGATGATAGCGACGACGATAGTAAAAATAAGAGTGATGGTGGTAGCAGTGGTTGCGGTGGCGACGCTGATAGCGGCCACCATGGTGGTCATTCCGGTCACGGTGGTTCACATGGCTGCGGTGGGCACAGCGGTTGCAGCAGCGGCTGCTCGGGCTGCTCATCCTCGGGTTGTAGCGGCTGCGGCGGGGACTAA
- a CDS encoding nuclear transport factor 2 family protein, whose product MENTAQTVMEQVVKKQLDAYNSKDIDLFMTCWADDALYYEFPDTLLASGAAAIRERHLVRFQEPNLFGKLISRTVLHNKVVDFELVSRTFPDGPGYIDALCIYEVAGDKITKAWFVMGTPIRDTAT is encoded by the coding sequence ATGGAAAACACCGCCCAAACCGTTATGGAACAAGTGGTAAAAAAACAGCTTGATGCCTATAATTCAAAAGATATTGATTTGTTCATGACCTGTTGGGCCGACGATGCCTTGTATTATGAATTTCCGGATACGCTGCTGGCCAGCGGCGCTGCAGCCATCCGCGAAAGGCACCTGGTAAGGTTTCAGGAGCCAAATTTATTCGGTAAGCTGATTAGCCGAACAGTACTCCATAATAAAGTTGTCGACTTTGAGCTGGTATCCCGTACTTTTCCTGATGGGCCGGGCTATATTGATGCGCTTTGTATTTATGAAGTGGCAGGTGATAAAATTACCAAAGCCTGGTTTGTAATGGGTACGCCAATACGGGATACTGCCACGTGA
- a CDS encoding glycosyltransferase, translated as MSISIPELLVNDGFITPGDQVKIKSFAERSGMAYIKIALNFGYISRKNYERSLSNAGYHFEQIREEAFDTEVLKKVELKFANDHLALPLRIENNRVVTLMADPSDQLFVDFVRFTYDMEPDIIVAYDLDITWLSHKLLGEKYVKASVYELMRRDPKSSASTTFTTPQLAFLFILLGIIAAGMVLNFKNTSIAINVVISMFFLVAITFKLFLALVGSRFELHQAVTKDEVRDVVNTDLPLYTVLLPVYKEDKLIKKLIWNLQSLDYPREMLDIKLLIEEDDDKTLKAVQNLDFPAVFEVIVVPFHMPKTKPKACNYGLHFSKGKFLTIYDAEDIPDTDQLKKVVTLFGKLPDHYICIQSALNYFNRNENFLTRMFTLEYSYWFDYMLPGLDTLDIPIPLGGTSNHFKMDALVELGAWDPFNVTEDADLGVRAYAKGYKIAIINSTTYEEANNEPFNWIRQRSRWIKGYMQTYLVHMRNPAELIKKIGFKGFLGFNFFIGATSATFLVYPLLLAIFISYLIFDFSTIRTLFPDWVLFMAIFNLMVGNILMIYVNMMAVFKRRYFELILFALANPVYWLMHSAAAYMGLYQLITNPFYWEKTNHGLSKVNNPTNVVK; from the coding sequence ATGAGTATTTCAATTCCTGAACTTTTGGTTAATGACGGGTTTATAACACCAGGCGATCAGGTAAAAATTAAAAGTTTTGCGGAAAGATCTGGAATGGCCTATATTAAAATAGCGCTAAACTTCGGTTACATTTCGCGCAAAAACTATGAACGCTCATTAAGTAACGCAGGTTATCATTTTGAACAAATAAGGGAGGAAGCTTTTGATACCGAAGTATTAAAAAAAGTTGAACTCAAATTTGCCAATGACCACCTTGCCCTACCCCTGCGTATCGAGAACAACCGGGTGGTTACGCTTATGGCCGATCCTTCCGACCAGCTTTTTGTAGACTTCGTCAGGTTTACTTATGATATGGAACCCGATATTATTGTTGCCTATGATTTGGATATTACCTGGCTTAGTCACAAACTATTGGGCGAAAAGTATGTTAAAGCATCCGTTTATGAGCTTATGAGGCGCGATCCTAAAAGTTCGGCCTCTACCACTTTTACAACCCCGCAGCTGGCATTCCTGTTTATACTGCTGGGTATCATAGCGGCCGGGATGGTTTTGAATTTTAAAAATACATCCATCGCCATCAATGTGGTTATCAGTATGTTTTTCCTGGTTGCCATCACCTTCAAATTATTTTTGGCACTGGTTGGCTCGCGGTTTGAATTGCACCAGGCCGTAACAAAGGATGAAGTGCGCGATGTTGTTAATACCGACCTGCCGCTATACACCGTATTATTGCCGGTGTACAAAGAGGATAAGCTTATCAAAAAGCTCATTTGGAACTTGCAAAGTCTTGACTATCCGCGCGAAATGCTGGATATAAAGCTATTGATTGAGGAAGATGATGATAAAACATTAAAAGCTGTTCAAAACCTTGATTTCCCGGCTGTATTTGAAGTAATTGTGGTACCTTTTCACATGCCCAAAACCAAGCCCAAGGCTTGCAATTACGGCCTGCATTTTTCAAAAGGCAAATTTTTAACCATTTATGATGCCGAGGATATCCCGGATACCGACCAGCTTAAAAAAGTAGTTACCCTGTTTGGCAAACTGCCTGATCATTATATTTGTATCCAAAGCGCACTTAACTACTTTAACCGTAACGAGAACTTCCTTACCCGCATGTTTACACTGGAATATTCGTATTGGTTTGATTATATGCTACCCGGATTAGATACCCTTGATATCCCTATCCCATTGGGCGGCACCAGCAACCACTTTAAAATGGATGCCCTTGTTGAGCTTGGTGCCTGGGATCCTTTTAACGTAACCGAAGACGCCGACCTTGGTGTGCGCGCCTATGCCAAAGGCTATAAAATAGCCATTATCAATTCAACCACTTACGAAGAGGCCAATAATGAGCCTTTTAACTGGATAAGGCAGCGCTCAAGATGGATAAAAGGTTATATGCAAACTTACCTGGTGCACATGCGCAATCCCGCCGAATTAATAAAAAAGATTGGTTTTAAAGGCTTTTTAGGCTTTAACTTTTTTATCGGCGCCACATCGGCCACGTTTTTAGTTTACCCGCTGTTGCTGGCCATATTTATCAGTTACCTAATATTTGATTTTTCAACCATCCGCACCCTGTTTCCTGATTGGGTTTTGTTTATGGCTATATTTAATTTGATGGTAGGCAACATCCTGATGATATATGTAAACATGATGGCTGTATTTAAACGCCGCTATTTTGAACTGATATTGTTTGCCCTTGCCAACCCCGTTTACTGGTTAATGCACTCGGCAGCCGCTTACATGGGCTTATACCAATTGATAACCAATCCGTTTTATTGGGAAAAAACCAATCATGGTTTAAGCAAAGTTAATAACCCTACAAACGTTGTTAAATAA